In Triticum aestivum cultivar Chinese Spring chromosome 5B, IWGSC CS RefSeq v2.1, whole genome shotgun sequence, the following proteins share a genomic window:
- the LOC543343 gene encoding enoyl-[acyl-carrier-protein] reductase [NADH] 2, chloroplastic translates to MGASAATGMQMVAARPCIPACQRMLGSRSVVSAFGRALSTRTGFASCVKTASAGPLISVSRKRFAVRAMSQGAVQGLPIDLRGKRAFIAGVADDNGYGWAIAKALAAAGAEILVGTWVPALNIFETSLRRGKFDESRKLPDGSLMEITKVYPLDAVFDSLEDVPEDVKANKRYAGSSKWTVKEVAETVKDDFGSIDILVHSLANGPEVTKPLLETSRSGYLAAVSASSYSFISSLQHFLPIMNPGGASISLTYIASERTIPGYGGGMSSAKAALESDTRVLAFEAGRKGKIRVNTISAGPLGSRAAKAIGFIEKMIEYSYVNAPLQKELLAEEVGNAAAFLVSPLASAITGSTVYVDNGLNTMALAVDSPTLST, encoded by the exons ATGGGTGCATCTGCAGCTACCGGCATGCAGATGGTGGCGGCGCGCCCTTGCATCCCAGCTTGCCAGCGAATGCTTGGGTCGAGATCTGTAGTTTCTGCATTCGGAAGGGCACTCAGCACCAGAACTGGCTTTGCAAGCTGTGTTAAGACTGCGTCAGCAGGACCGCTCATTTCTGTAAGCCGCAAGAGGTTTGCTGTCAGGGCGATGTCTCAGGGAGCTGTCCAGGGCCTCCCCATTGATCTCAGAG GTAAAAGAGCATTTATTGCTGGAGTCGCTGATGATAATGGTTATGGCTGGGCAATAGCCAAGGCTCTTGCTGCAGCTGGTGCTGAAATTCTTGTTGGTACATGGGTGCCT GCACTGAACATATTTGAGACAAGCTTGAGACGTGGAAAGTTTGACGAATCACGGAA GCTGCCTGATGGATCCCTTATGGAGATTACTAAAGTTTATCCACTGGATGCTGTTTTTGACTCCCTGGAGGATGTTCCTGAAGAT GTTAAAGCAAATAAGAGGTACGCAGGATCCTCAAAATGGACTGTGAAG GAAGTTGCTGAAACTGTGAAGGATGATTTCGGCAGCATTGATATCCTTGTGCATTCTCTTGCCAATGGTCCTGAG GTAACAAAGCCCTTGCTGGAGACATCAAGAAGTGGCTATCTTGCTGCAGTTTCAGCATCTAGTTACTCGTTCATCTCTTCACTTCAGCATTTCCTTCCCATCATGAATCCAG GAGGTGCTAGTATCTCTTTGACCTACATTGCTTCGGAAAGGACAATCCCTGG CTATGGCGGTGGCATGAGTTCAGCAAAGGCAGCACTTGAGAGTGATACAAGA GTTCTTGCTTTTGAAGCAGGGCGAAAGGGCAAAATCAGAGTGAACACTATATCAGCAG GTCCCCTGGGGAGCAGAGCTGCAAAAGCTATTGGATTCATCGAGAAGATGATAGAGTACTCTTATGTTAACGCACCATTGCAGAAGGAGCTCTTGGCAG AGGAAGTGGGGAACGCAGCAGCATTCTTGGTGTCTCCGTTGGCATCTGCAATCACTGGTTCAACTGTTTATGTCGACAATGGACTCAACACGATGGCGCTCGCGGTTGACAGTCCTACTTTGTCTACATAA